The window TGCCCAAGCCAAAGCCATTGAAGAATACTGCCAAGAGAAAGGGTATCCGGTTATCTGCCGATTCCCCCATGACAACGCAGTTACCGAGGCCATGGTTCAGGGCAAGGCGATCAATGAAACAGGAGACTCGACGGCCTCCCAGCTATTGGAAGCCGCCTGGTCAAATATGCTCAACCTTTTACATGATTCAAAATAAGGAGTCAGACATGGATACCATTGTCGCTATTCCCTCTGCAATGCCCGGCGGTCTCGAAGCCGGTGTGGACGCCCACTTCGGCCACTGCGCCATCTACACTCTGGTGGAGATCGCCGGCGGTGAAATCAAGGAAGTAAAAACCCTGCCTGCCATCCCCCACGAACAGGGCGGCTGCATGGCTCCGGTTAATTACCTTGCTCAAAATGAAGTAAAGACCTTGATCTCCGGTGGCATGGGCTTCCGTCCGCTTCAGGGCTTCAATCAAGTAGGCATCGACGTATACCACGGCTCTGGTGCCCCCACTGTCGGTCAGGCTGTTGAAGCACTGATCCATGACAGCCTGCCCCGCTTCGCCATGGAGCACACCTGCGGCGGCGGTGCTGACCACAGTCACGAACACGGCGGCTGCGGCAATCACTAAATCACATATGGACAGGTAAGGGATGCGACCCCGGCCAGCGACTCGTTGTTGGC of the Pseudodesulfovibrio sp. zrk46 genome contains:
- a CDS encoding NifB/NifX family molybdenum-iron cluster-binding protein, producing the protein MDTIVAIPSAMPGGLEAGVDAHFGHCAIYTLVEIAGGEIKEVKTLPAIPHEQGGCMAPVNYLAQNEVKTLISGGMGFRPLQGFNQVGIDVYHGSGAPTVGQAVEALIHDSLPRFAMEHTCGGGADHSHEHGGCGNH